A genomic region of Streptomyces rimosus contains the following coding sequences:
- a CDS encoding sensor histidine kinase, whose amino-acid sequence MTNPGRPGLARTERGWPWWAEALLLAAVAQEAGQEAYISAGGTVLSPEVALAVAGALSVALRYRHPAVALVCTVALAAGLGMVLPLLVALFHLVAHGRLVVPFVAAAAALAGNALVQPPQSLWMSRSYGPLMPLGIVLALGLWASSRRRLEAALAARVEQLRVERELRAEQARLTERARIAAEMHDVLAHRLTVLALHTGALQRRADTLPAPVADRLALLRTTSTEALSDLRDVLGALRDTEGQPEQAAAGSSRVPGLRELSALLDEARAASQKIEADIEGDGHGLPAGRRLAVHRLVQEALTNARKHAPGAPVRVTVRYGPHETAVEVRNAPAPTGAEPPAALPASGYGLLGLTERMSALGGTLEYGPTRDGGWRIAATLPAHSEPDAPTTGAT is encoded by the coding sequence ATGACAAACCCGGGCAGGCCGGGCCTGGCGCGGACGGAGCGCGGCTGGCCCTGGTGGGCCGAGGCGCTGCTGCTGGCCGCCGTCGCCCAGGAGGCCGGACAGGAGGCGTACATCAGCGCGGGCGGGACCGTGCTGAGCCCGGAGGTCGCCCTGGCCGTCGCCGGAGCCCTGTCGGTGGCACTGCGCTACCGTCACCCGGCGGTCGCCCTGGTCTGTACGGTCGCGCTGGCCGCCGGATTGGGCATGGTGCTGCCACTCCTGGTGGCGCTCTTCCATCTGGTCGCCCACGGCCGCCTGGTCGTCCCCTTCGTGGCCGCGGCCGCCGCGCTGGCCGGGAACGCCCTCGTACAGCCACCGCAAAGCCTGTGGATGAGCCGTTCGTACGGCCCGCTGATGCCGCTGGGCATCGTGCTCGCGCTGGGGCTCTGGGCGAGCAGCCGGCGCCGCCTGGAGGCCGCCCTCGCCGCGCGCGTCGAGCAGTTGCGGGTGGAGCGCGAACTCCGCGCCGAACAGGCCCGGCTCACCGAACGCGCCCGTATCGCCGCCGAGATGCACGATGTCCTCGCCCACCGGCTGACGGTCCTCGCGCTGCACACCGGCGCCCTGCAAAGACGCGCCGACACCCTGCCCGCACCGGTCGCGGACCGGCTCGCGCTGCTGCGCACCACCTCGACCGAGGCGCTCAGCGACCTGCGGGACGTACTGGGCGCGCTGCGCGACACCGAAGGGCAGCCGGAGCAGGCCGCGGCGGGCTCCTCCCGCGTGCCGGGACTGCGGGAACTTTCCGCGCTGCTGGACGAGGCGCGCGCCGCCAGCCAGAAGATCGAGGCCGACATCGAGGGCGACGGCCACGGTTTGCCCGCCGGCCGGCGCCTGGCCGTCCACCGGCTCGTCCAGGAGGCCCTGACCAACGCCCGCAAGCACGCGCCGGGCGCACCGGTGCGGGTGACGGTGCGTTACGGACCGCACGAGACCGCCGTCGAGGTACGCAACGCCCCGGCCCCGACCGGAGCAGAACCCCCAGCAGCCCTTCCGGCCAGCGGCTACGGCCTGCTCGGTCTGACCGAACGGATGTCCGCGCTCGGCGGCACCCTGGAGTACGGCCCGACGCGGGACGGCGGCTGGCGCATCGCCGCCACCCTCCCGGCCCACTCCGAACCGGATGCACCGACGACGGGAGCGACATGA
- a CDS encoding ATP-binding protein: protein MSTTRPYPPGDLGPEPGNAGAPSASPAVPAGQIRRLRLAGVQGSVARARDFARQALHDWGWLPAAGADQRAAAEDVLLVVSELVTNACLHAEGPEELRLRSNAKVLRLEVTDLGAGSPAPRNPHRAGRPGGHGMFIVQRLCLDWGVVRNPDGTGKTVWAELAAPS from the coding sequence ATGAGCACCACCCGGCCGTACCCGCCGGGCGACCTCGGCCCGGAGCCGGGCAACGCCGGCGCTCCCTCCGCCTCCCCGGCCGTCCCGGCCGGCCAGATCCGCAGGCTGCGCCTGGCGGGTGTGCAGGGATCCGTTGCGCGGGCCCGTGACTTCGCCCGGCAGGCCCTCCATGACTGGGGCTGGCTCCCGGCTGCCGGCGCTGACCAGCGGGCCGCCGCCGAGGACGTCCTCCTCGTGGTATCCGAGCTGGTCACCAACGCCTGCCTGCACGCTGAGGGGCCGGAGGAACTGCGGCTGCGCAGCAACGCCAAGGTGCTGCGCCTCGAAGTGACCGACCTGGGCGCGGGCTCGCCCGCGCCGCGCAACCCGCACCGGGCCGGGCGGCCCGGTGGGCACGGCATGTTCATCGTGCAGCGCCTGTGTCTGGACTGGGGGGTCGTCCGCAACCCCGACGGCACGGGCAAGACCGTGTGGGCGGAACTCGCAGCTCCCTCTTAG
- the hutI gene encoding imidazolonepropionase, whose product MTHSDTPAAERAASGSTTVITNIASLVTNDPSLGEGPLGLLQDAAVVFDGDRVAWVGPTSKAPATDNRVDAEGRAALPGFVDSHSHLVFGGDRTAEFNARMSGRPYSAGGIRTTVAATRAASDADLHANVAKYTAEALRQGTTTLETKSGYGLNVEDEARALRIAAAHTDEVTFLGAHIVSPDYADDPAGYVDLVTGPMLDACVPHARWIDVFCEQGAFDGDQARAILTAGKARGLHPRVHANQLHHGPGVQIAVELDAASADHCTHLDAADIDALANSSTVATLLPGAEFSTRAQWPDARPLLDAGATVALSTDCNPGSSFTSSMPFCIALAVRDMRMTPDEAVWSATAGGAAALRRTDIGRLTPGTRADLTLLDAPSHVHLAYRPGVPLVSRVWHRGVCV is encoded by the coding sequence ATGACCCACTCCGACACCCCCGCCGCGGAGCGCGCCGCGAGCGGCAGCACCACCGTCATCACCAACATCGCCAGTCTCGTCACCAACGACCCCTCCCTCGGTGAAGGCCCCCTCGGTCTGCTCCAGGACGCGGCGGTCGTCTTCGACGGCGACCGCGTTGCCTGGGTCGGTCCGACAAGCAAAGCACCCGCCACTGACAACCGCGTCGACGCCGAGGGCCGCGCGGCGCTCCCCGGCTTCGTCGACTCCCACTCCCACCTGGTCTTCGGCGGCGACCGCACCGCCGAGTTCAACGCCCGGATGTCCGGCCGCCCGTACTCGGCCGGCGGCATCCGCACCACCGTCGCCGCCACCCGCGCCGCCAGCGACGCGGACCTGCACGCCAACGTCGCCAAGTACACGGCCGAGGCGCTGCGCCAGGGCACCACGACCCTGGAGACCAAGTCCGGCTACGGCCTGAACGTCGAGGACGAGGCCCGCGCCCTGCGCATCGCCGCCGCCCACACCGACGAAGTCACCTTCCTCGGCGCGCACATCGTCTCTCCCGACTACGCCGACGACCCCGCCGGTTACGTCGACCTCGTCACCGGCCCCATGCTGGACGCCTGCGTCCCGCACGCCCGCTGGATCGACGTGTTCTGCGAACAGGGCGCCTTCGACGGCGACCAGGCCCGCGCGATCCTCACCGCGGGCAAGGCCAGGGGCCTGCACCCGCGCGTGCACGCCAACCAGCTCCACCACGGCCCCGGCGTCCAGATCGCCGTCGAACTCGACGCCGCCTCCGCCGACCACTGCACCCACCTGGACGCCGCCGACATCGACGCGCTCGCCAACAGCTCGACCGTCGCCACGCTGCTGCCCGGCGCCGAGTTCTCCACCCGCGCCCAGTGGCCCGACGCGCGCCCCCTGCTCGACGCGGGCGCCACCGTCGCGCTGTCCACCGACTGCAACCCCGGCTCGTCCTTCACCAGCTCGATGCCGTTCTGCATCGCGCTCGCCGTACGGGACATGAGGATGACCCCCGACGAAGCCGTCTGGTCCGCCACGGCGGGCGGCGCCGCGGCCCTGCGCCGCACCGACATCGGCCGCCTCACCCCCGGCACCCGCGCCGACCTCACCCTCCTCGACGCCCCCTCGCACGTCCACCTCGCCTACCGCCCGGGCGTCCCGCTCGTCTCCCGGGTCTGGCACCGCGGGGTGTGCGTCTGA
- a CDS encoding response regulator transcription factor: MIRTLVADDDSLVRLALTDILGEAPGITVVAEAADGAEAVALARAHRIDVALMDIRMPRLDGIAATERLRGLPQPPEVVVLTTFDLDQYVYDALTAGASGFLLKDSDPAEIIRAVRVVAEGQAMLHPTAARRLIDRYHHATRATPQAHSRIERLTPRETEVLALLADGASNAEIAGALSMRESTVKAHVSRILAALEVGNRVQAALCARDAGVVG, translated from the coding sequence ATGATCCGCACGCTGGTCGCCGACGACGACAGCCTGGTCCGCCTCGCGCTGACGGACATCCTCGGCGAGGCGCCCGGCATCACCGTCGTGGCAGAGGCGGCGGACGGCGCCGAAGCCGTCGCACTGGCCCGTGCGCACCGGATCGACGTGGCGCTGATGGACATCCGCATGCCGCGCCTGGACGGCATCGCCGCCACCGAACGGCTGCGCGGCCTGCCACAGCCGCCCGAGGTCGTGGTGCTGACCACCTTCGACCTCGACCAGTACGTCTACGACGCGCTCACCGCGGGCGCCTCGGGCTTCCTCCTCAAGGACAGCGACCCGGCGGAGATCATCCGCGCCGTACGGGTCGTCGCCGAGGGCCAGGCCATGCTCCACCCCACGGCCGCCCGCCGCCTGATCGACCGCTACCACCACGCCACCCGCGCCACCCCGCAGGCCCACTCCCGCATCGAACGCCTCACCCCCCGCGAGACCGAGGTGCTGGCCCTCCTCGCCGACGGCGCCTCCAACGCGGAGATCGCGGGCGCGCTGTCGATGCGCGAGAGCACGGTCAAGGCCCACGTCAGCCGGATTCTGGCGGCGCTGGAGGTGGGCAACCGGGTGCAGGCGGCGCTGTGTGCGCGGGATGCGGGGGTGGTGGGGTGA
- a CDS encoding COG1470 family protein: MPFRTRAMVTGAALTAAVALLSPVGAYAADGERWTAAPAPGGGARPSAQDRPYFYLEGAPGTVLKDRLALTNPTGSAMTFRVGGAPTGPGRWFATASKEVRVPPRTRADVPFTVTVPGDAAPGDHPTALVAEGDGRKAAVQVHLRVTGPALAALSVEDVAVERRGSAAVIRYVLVNRGNTTLAPRLAVHADGLFGPALHRAARALPVTLPPGRRMPLTEPWPDPPALDPVDVRLTVTAAGGARGTAGASYTAVPWGAAALPPAVLLAGASVWRVRRRRRAGEPRADTQRAVASQGAASEAADSQVGTSQVGADA, encoded by the coding sequence ATGCCGTTCCGTACCCGCGCGATGGTCACGGGGGCCGCCCTGACGGCCGCCGTCGCGCTGCTCAGCCCGGTCGGGGCATATGCCGCGGACGGCGAGCGGTGGACCGCCGCACCCGCGCCGGGCGGCGGCGCCCGGCCGAGCGCCCAGGACCGTCCGTACTTCTATCTGGAAGGCGCCCCCGGCACGGTCCTGAAGGACCGCCTCGCGCTCACCAATCCGACCGGCAGCGCGATGACGTTCCGGGTGGGCGGCGCGCCGACCGGGCCGGGGCGCTGGTTCGCGACGGCGTCGAAAGAGGTACGGGTGCCGCCGCGGACCAGGGCGGACGTGCCCTTCACGGTGACCGTCCCCGGGGACGCGGCCCCGGGCGACCACCCGACCGCACTCGTCGCCGAGGGGGACGGCCGGAAAGCCGCGGTCCAGGTGCACCTGCGGGTGACCGGACCCGCGCTGGCCGCGCTGAGCGTCGAGGACGTGGCGGTGGAGCGCAGGGGAAGCGCGGCGGTCATCCGGTACGTGCTGGTCAACCGCGGCAACACCACGCTCGCGCCGCGCCTCGCCGTCCACGCCGACGGACTCTTCGGCCCGGCCCTGCACCGCGCCGCACGCGCGCTCCCCGTCACGCTGCCGCCGGGCCGCCGGATGCCCCTGACCGAGCCGTGGCCTGATCCGCCCGCGCTGGACCCGGTGGACGTACGGCTGACGGTCACGGCGGCGGGCGGCGCGCGCGGGACGGCCGGGGCGTCGTACACGGCGGTGCCGTGGGGAGCCGCGGCGCTGCCGCCCGCCGTCCTGCTGGCGGGCGCGTCCGTGTGGCGCGTACGGAGGCGGAGGCGGGCGGGGGAGCCCCGAGCAGACACCCAGCGGGCGGTGGCCTCCCAGGGGGCGGCCTCCGAAGCGGCGGACTCGCAGGTGGGCACCTCCCAGGTGGGGGCGGACGCATGA
- a CDS encoding formimidoylglutamate deiminase, whose product MQVTPQEPAPTPRPGDGPRPSAPKTYWLEHAWLGTHVEPGVAVDVDPAEGRIAAVRTEVPAPPPGAVALRGLTLPGLANAHSHAFHRALRGTVQVGSGTFWTWREVMYQVASQLTPDSYYALARAVYAEMALTGITCVGEFHYLHHGPGGTRYADPNAMGEALIAAADEAGIRITLLDTAYLSSGFGAEPNHHQLRFSDGTADAWAERASALKEGRPHARIGAAVHSVRAVPADQLGTVAEWAGQRQAPLHVHLSEQTAENDACREAHGRTPTQLLAEHGVLGRRTTAVHATHLTGEDVRLLGAATTGVCMCPTTERDLADGIGPAVQLQAAGSPLSLGSDSHAVIDLFEEARAMELDERLRTRTRGHWTAAALLRAATADGHAALGWHEAGAIERGALADLTTIALDSVRTAGPRPRLGAETAVFAASGADVRHTVVGGRQVVRDGVHTLVPDVPTALAEAIEAVRG is encoded by the coding sequence GTGCAGGTGACGCCGCAGGAACCCGCACCGACCCCGCGACCCGGCGACGGGCCGCGGCCGTCCGCCCCGAAGACGTACTGGCTGGAACACGCCTGGCTCGGCACCCACGTCGAGCCGGGCGTGGCCGTGGACGTGGACCCGGCGGAAGGCCGCATCGCCGCCGTACGGACCGAGGTCCCGGCACCGCCGCCCGGCGCCGTCGCCCTGCGGGGCCTGACGCTCCCCGGACTGGCCAACGCCCACTCGCACGCCTTCCACCGGGCGCTGCGCGGCACCGTCCAGGTCGGCTCGGGCACCTTCTGGACCTGGCGCGAGGTGATGTACCAGGTCGCCTCCCAGCTCACCCCCGACTCCTACTACGCCCTCGCGCGGGCCGTCTACGCGGAGATGGCGCTGACCGGCATCACCTGCGTCGGCGAATTCCACTACCTCCACCACGGTCCCGGCGGCACCCGCTACGCCGACCCCAACGCGATGGGCGAAGCCCTGATCGCCGCCGCCGACGAGGCCGGCATCCGCATCACCCTGCTCGACACCGCCTACCTCTCCTCCGGCTTCGGCGCCGAGCCCAACCACCACCAGCTGCGCTTCTCCGACGGCACCGCCGACGCCTGGGCCGAGCGCGCGTCCGCCCTGAAGGAGGGCAGGCCGCACGCCCGTATCGGCGCGGCCGTGCACTCCGTACGCGCCGTGCCCGCCGACCAGCTGGGCACGGTCGCGGAGTGGGCCGGGCAGCGGCAGGCACCACTGCACGTCCACCTCTCCGAGCAGACCGCCGAGAACGACGCCTGCCGCGAGGCGCACGGCCGCACACCCACCCAACTGCTCGCCGAGCACGGCGTCCTCGGCCGTCGCACCACCGCCGTGCACGCCACCCACCTCACCGGCGAGGACGTACGGCTGCTGGGCGCCGCCACCACCGGGGTGTGCATGTGCCCCACCACCGAGCGCGACCTCGCCGACGGCATCGGCCCCGCCGTCCAGCTCCAGGCCGCCGGCAGCCCCCTGTCGCTCGGCAGCGACAGCCACGCCGTCATCGACCTCTTCGAAGAGGCCCGCGCGATGGAGCTGGACGAACGGCTGCGCACCCGCACCCGCGGCCACTGGACGGCCGCCGCCCTGCTGCGCGCCGCCACCGCCGACGGCCACGCCGCGCTGGGCTGGCACGAGGCCGGCGCCATCGAGCGCGGCGCGCTCGCCGACCTCACCACGATCGCACTGGACTCCGTACGCACCGCGGGCCCACGGCCCAGGCTGGGCGCCGAGACGGCCGTATTCGCCGCCTCCGGGGCGGATGTGCGCCATACGGTCGTCGGCGGCCGTCAGGTCGTACGCGACGGAGTCCACACGCTCGTGCCCGACGTCCCCACCGCACTGGCCGAGGCCATCGAAGCCGTACGCGGCTGA
- a CDS encoding STAS domain-containing protein, giving the protein MDRGTVGSASRGRLNVAIRHQGASAIVTVAGELDHHTAELLRESLEGCVADGFTRLVVDCSQLEFMDSTGLNVLLGARLKAEAEGGGVHLAGMQPVVARVFEITGADAVFTVHDSLDKALAD; this is encoded by the coding sequence ATGGACCGCGGGACGGTCGGCAGTGCCAGTCGGGGACGGCTCAATGTCGCTATCCGGCATCAAGGTGCCAGCGCGATCGTGACCGTCGCGGGTGAGCTGGACCACCACACCGCGGAGCTGTTGCGTGAATCACTCGAGGGGTGCGTCGCCGACGGCTTCACGCGACTCGTCGTCGACTGCTCACAGCTGGAGTTCATGGACTCCACCGGCCTGAACGTCCTGCTCGGCGCCCGCCTGAAGGCGGAGGCCGAGGGCGGCGGGGTGCATCTGGCCGGAATGCAGCCGGTGGTGGCGCGGGTCTTCGAGATCACAGGCGCGGACGCGGTGTTCACCGTGCACGACTCCCTCGACAAGGCTCTCGCCGACTGA
- a CDS encoding class I SAM-dependent methyltransferase — translation MNVTPAPAAPANPTVTGPVRFLREAARTPHTTGAVAASSPWLAARLAAPLARETRRSGRPAAVLEVGAGTGPVTRALAGLLRPADRLDVVEINPRFVAALNGALRTDAALSAAADRIRILPGSITDVLLDRRYDAVVSGLPFTNFKPDEVRTILDRYLSVLRPGGHLTYFAYLGTAPARALVAGRSEAARHRAVAGVLAEYGKRYGQGRSTVWRNLPPAYVHHLCAP, via the coding sequence ATGAACGTGACACCGGCCCCCGCCGCCCCCGCAAACCCCACCGTCACCGGCCCCGTGCGCTTCCTGCGCGAGGCGGCCCGCACCCCGCACACCACCGGCGCCGTGGCGGCCAGCAGCCCGTGGCTGGCCGCCCGTCTGGCCGCCCCGCTCGCCCGGGAGACGCGGCGGTCCGGCCGCCCGGCGGCCGTGCTGGAAGTGGGCGCGGGCACCGGCCCGGTCACCCGCGCGCTGGCCGGCCTGCTGCGGCCCGCCGACCGCCTGGACGTGGTCGAGATCAACCCCCGCTTCGTGGCGGCCCTGAACGGCGCCCTGCGCACGGACGCCGCCCTGTCCGCGGCGGCCGACCGGATACGCATCCTCCCCGGATCGATCACCGACGTCCTCCTGGACCGCCGGTACGACGCGGTCGTCTCCGGCCTGCCGTTCACCAACTTCAAGCCGGACGAGGTCCGTACGATCCTGGACCGCTATCTGTCCGTGCTCCGGCCGGGCGGACACCTCACGTACTTCGCCTATCTGGGCACCGCGCCCGCCCGCGCGCTGGTGGCCGGCCGGTCCGAGGCGGCCCGGCACCGCGCCGTGGCCGGGGTGCTGGCCGAGTACGGGAAGCGGTACGGGCAGGGGCGCAGCACGGTGTGGCGCAATCTGCCACCGGCGTACGTACACCACCTGTGCGCCCCGTAA
- a CDS encoding LPXTG cell wall anchor domain-containing protein — translation MARFYEEHAARPRRAAGLAAAAALTAGSAVLFAAPDARADVVDVNYQCKTPIGNKSAVSPIDITSTRSGSAYKLVMSFRKGVSSSPVELGAGAMKPSALIKLGGAESGTVPVSGPPNDKAIPANTPIKVSDLSGTYTPKQSGKVTFTASTLTIKALGTTTTCTPANNPKPSLTLDVKGSGGTGGSGGTGSGSTGGSDTGGTTGGSGSGTAGSATGGSGGGQQLPQTGPADSAVALGTLGGTVLLAGAAGVLWVTRRRHRGA, via the coding sequence GTGGCCCGCTTCTACGAAGAGCACGCCGCGCGCCCCCGCCGCGCGGCCGGTCTGGCCGCGGCCGCGGCGCTGACGGCGGGGTCCGCGGTCCTGTTCGCCGCGCCGGACGCGCGGGCCGACGTCGTGGACGTCAACTACCAGTGCAAGACGCCGATCGGGAACAAGAGCGCGGTCTCGCCCATCGACATCACGAGCACCCGCAGCGGCAGCGCGTACAAGCTCGTGATGTCCTTCCGGAAGGGCGTCTCCTCCAGCCCGGTCGAACTGGGCGCGGGCGCCATGAAGCCGAGCGCGCTCATCAAGCTGGGCGGCGCGGAGAGCGGCACGGTGCCCGTGTCCGGGCCGCCCAACGACAAGGCGATCCCCGCCAACACGCCGATCAAGGTCAGTGACCTGAGCGGGACGTACACGCCCAAGCAGAGCGGCAAGGTCACCTTCACCGCCTCCACGCTCACCATCAAGGCCCTCGGCACGACCACCACCTGCACTCCCGCCAACAACCCGAAGCCGTCGCTCACCCTGGACGTCAAGGGCTCGGGCGGAACGGGCGGTTCCGGTGGTACGGGCAGCGGCAGTACGGGCGGCAGCGACACCGGCGGCACGACCGGCGGCTCCGGGAGCGGCACCGCAGGGTCGGCCACGGGCGGCTCCGGCGGCGGGCAGCAGCTGCCGCAGACCGGCCCGGCCGACTCCGCCGTCGCCCTCGGCACCCTCGGCGGCACGGTGCTCCTCGCCGGCGCGGCGGGCGTGCTCTGGGTCACGCGGCGCCGGCACAGGGGCGCGTAG
- a CDS encoding RNA polymerase sigma factor SigF, with product MEDNMSPRLDELRTEDTTETASSTPLSETTLAKAALTEAVLADAALPDRSHGSGSPHLTSESSESDATGIPGIDGLPEIPPYDEVGPLDARALSKTLFERLESLEEGTHEFAYVRNTLVELNLALVKFAASRFRSRSEPMEDIVQVGTIGLIKAIDRFELSRGVEFPTFAMPTIVGEIKRFFRDTSWSVRVPRRLQELRLDLAKAGDELAQQLDRSPTVSELAERLGITNDEVVEGMAASNAYTASSLDAQPEEDDNEGALADRIGYEDHGLEGIEYVESLKPLIAELPPRDRKILSLRFVANMTQSEIGEELNISQMHVSRLLSRTLVRLRKGLMVEE from the coding sequence ATGGAGGACAACATGTCACCCCGGCTCGACGAATTGCGCACCGAAGACACCACGGAGACCGCGTCGTCGACTCCCTTGTCAGAGACCACCCTCGCCAAGGCCGCTCTCACCGAAGCCGTCCTGGCCGACGCCGCCCTGCCCGACCGGTCCCACGGTTCTGGTTCCCCGCACCTCACATCTGAATCGTCCGAATCGGACGCGACGGGAATTCCCGGGATCGACGGACTGCCCGAGATCCCCCCGTACGACGAGGTGGGGCCGCTGGACGCGCGGGCCCTGTCCAAGACCCTCTTCGAGCGACTGGAATCGCTGGAGGAAGGCACCCACGAATTCGCGTACGTCCGCAACACCCTGGTCGAACTCAACCTCGCGCTCGTGAAGTTCGCGGCCTCCCGGTTCCGCTCCCGCAGCGAGCCCATGGAGGACATCGTCCAGGTCGGCACCATCGGCCTGATCAAGGCGATAGACCGCTTCGAGCTCAGCCGGGGCGTGGAATTCCCGACGTTCGCCATGCCGACCATCGTCGGCGAGATCAAGCGCTTCTTCCGCGACACCAGCTGGTCCGTGCGGGTGCCCCGGCGCCTTCAGGAACTGCGTCTGGACCTGGCCAAGGCCGGCGACGAGCTGGCGCAGCAGCTGGACCGCTCCCCCACCGTGAGCGAGCTGGCCGAACGCCTCGGCATCACCAATGACGAGGTCGTCGAGGGCATGGCGGCGAGCAACGCGTACACCGCCAGCTCGCTGGACGCCCAGCCGGAGGAGGACGACAACGAGGGAGCCCTGGCCGACCGCATCGGCTACGAGGACCACGGCCTCGAAGGCATCGAGTACGTCGAGTCCCTCAAGCCGCTGATCGCCGAGCTGCCGCCGCGCGACCGCAAGATCCTCTCCCTCCGCTTCGTCGCCAACATGACGCAGTCGGAGATCGGCGAGGAACTGAACATCTCCCAGATGCACGTCTCGCGCCTGCTGTCCCGCACGCTGGTACGGCTCCGCAAGGGGCTGATGGTCGAGGAGTGA